The following coding sequences are from one Sander lucioperca isolate FBNREF2018 chromosome 2, SLUC_FBN_1.2, whole genome shotgun sequence window:
- the LOC116063505 gene encoding chemokine XC receptor 1-like produces MNNSFNDSQYGPDYDYSYEDEVCEKGEVVKFGSIAIPVFFSVVITLSLTGNILVLVILALYENLKSLTNMFILNLTISDLVFTTGLPFWAIYHIWGWLFSEVLCKIVTFVFFTGFYSSILFLTIMTIYRYLAVVHPLSGLSTLKLSRSTGVYMSFLLWIVSIGAAMPSLLYSALVSIPHKDKHSMGCEYKDPVWKRIGIFQQNIFFLVTFAVMAFCYIRILWRITRTRSHTKNRAVKLVFCIVAVFFLGWVPYNVVIFLSVLANNVIPSLYTCDASIKLDYAFYVCRLIAFSHCCLNPVFYAFVGVKFRSHLKSLLHRRFICQSPDEEQQVRMPTFSRGSMY; encoded by the coding sequence ATGAATAACTCTTTCAATGACAGCCAATACGGCCCTGACTATGACTATAGCTATGAGGATGAAGTCTGTGAAAAAGGTGAGGTGGTCAAGTTTGGATCCATTGCCATTCCCGTGTTCTTCTCTGTTGTGATCACACTGAGCCTCACAGGAAACATCCTCGTCCTTGTAATCCTGGCTTTGTACGAAAACCTCAAGTCTCTTACCAACATGTTTATCCTAAACCTGACCATCTCTGACCTCGTCTTCACCACCGGTCTCCCCTTCTGGGCAATTTACCACATCTGGGGATGGTTGTTTTCAGAAGTCCTCTGCAAAATTGTGACTTTTGTCTTCTTCACTGGGTTTTACAGCAGCATACTTTTCCTGACCATCATGACCATCTACAGGTATCTGGCTGTGGTACACCCTCTGTCTGGCCTGAGCACACTCAAACTCAGTCGCAGCACTGGAGTTTATATGTCTTTCTTATTGTGGATAGTCAGTATTGGTGCAGCCATGCCCTCCCTGCTCTACAGCGCCCTCGTCTCGATCCCCCACAAAGATAAACACTCCATGGGCTGTGAATACAAAGACCCTGTGTGGAAAAGAATTGGCATCTTCCAacagaacatttttttcttgGTCACTTTTGCAGTGATGGCTTTCTGCTACATTCGAATACTGTGGAGAATCACAAGAACAAGATCTCACACAAAAAACAGAGCAGTGAAATTAGTCTTCTGCATCGTGGCTGTGTTCTTCCTCGGTTGGGTGCCGTACAATGTGGTCATTTTTCTAAGTGTTTTGGCTAACAATGTGATTCCATCACTTTATACCTGTGACGCAAGTATCAAGCTTGACTATGCGTTCTATGTGTGCCGGCTCATTGCTTTCTCCCACTGCTGCCTGAACCCTGTCTTTTATGCATTTGTTGGTGTGAAGTTTAGGAGTCATTTAAAGTCACTGCTGCATCGTAGGTTCATTTGCCAAAGTCCAGACGAAGAACAGCAGGTTAGAATGCCAACCTTCTCCCGTGGATCAATGTACTAG
- the LOC116063495 gene encoding probable transcription-associated protein 1 isoform X1, whose protein sequence is MQSKMIDINICVCLTCFRATFVEDYATFWNPMDVTLPPPTTPSPTPSTTPSTTTPSTTQSSTTTPSTTPSTTQPSTTPSTTQPSTTTPSTTPSTTQSSTTTPSTTPSTTQSSTTTPSTTSTSDSDSTKPNTAETSMTTQVTITFNLLQGAAIVGMNFDSFLVVVKTELPNILATTLRNRPLSCCLNKVLKILCSLLCAAVEITAVVLFCLADSIKVTLVALVCVAIVLNFIKLVIVCLPIGPSHELKEICDLTVKVCSVIHVIFSTAVVVVGVLEIDNCRNNRKDSWLLKVMVAYAIWIFLFLIWVSVTSIQSKAILGRSQIGSQRHGERGRQQRKMKLSAAEVIVTAVSVILIVGNLCFAVAITVGIFRCQEM, encoded by the exons ATGCAGAGCAAAATGATTGACATTAacatctgtgtctgtctgacatGTTTCAGAGCCACATTTGTTGAAGATTATGCTACATTCTGGAACCCAATGGATGTTACTTTACCTCCACCCACCACACCATCACCAACACCAAGTACTACCCCAAGTACTACAACACCAAGTACTACACAGTCAAGTACTACAACACCAAGTACTACACCAAGTACTACACAGCCAAGTACTACACCAAGTACTACACAGCCAAGTACTACAACACCAAGTACTACACCAAGTACTACACAGTCAAGTACTACAACGCCAAGTACTACACCAAGTACTACACAGTCAAGTACTACAACGCCAAGTACTACAAGTACAAGTGATTCTGATAGTACAAAGCCAAATACTGCAGAGACGAGCATGACAACTCAAGTGACAATCACTTTCAACCTATTACAG GGAGCAGCCATTGTGGGGATGAATTTTGATAGTTTTTTGGTGGTAGTCAAAACG GAGCTGCCTAATATATTGGCGACTACCCTCCGCAACAGACCCTTATCTTGTTGTCTAAATAAG GTGTTAAAGATACTGTGCAGTCTGCTTTGTGCGGCAGTTGAAATAACGGCCGTGGTCTTGTTTTGTTTGGCTGATTCCATTAAA GTCACTCTCGTTGCTCTTGTGTGTGTGGCGATAGTGCTTAATTTCATAAAGCTGGTAATCGTCTGTCTACCAATTGGACCTAGTCACGAACT aaAGGAGATCTGTGACCTTACTGTCAAAGTGTGTTCTGTCATCCATGTGATTTTTTCAA CTGCAGTTGTCGTTGTTGGTGTGTTGGAGATTGACAACTGCAGAAATAACAGGAAAGACTCTTGGCTTCTGAAAGTGATGGTCGCTTACGCAATATggattttcctgtttttaattTGGGTTTCCGTGACCAGTATCCAAAGTAAAGCAATACTGGGGAGAAGCCAAATAG GGAGTCAAAGACATGGTGAAAGAGGGAGGCAACAAAGAAAAATG AAGCTCAGTGCTGCAGAAGTAATTGTTACTGCTGTCTCAGTAATCCTCATCGTTGGAAACTTGTGTTTCGCTGTAGCTATCACTGTTGGGATATTTAGGTGTCAGGAAATGTAG
- the LOC116063495 gene encoding probable transcription-associated protein 1 isoform X2 — MQSKMIDINICVCLTCFRATFVEDYATFWNPMDVTLPPPTTPSPTPSTTPSTTKPSTTPSTTQPSTTTPSTTPSTTQSSTTTPSTTPSTTQSSTTTPSTTSTSDSDSTKPNTAETSMTTQVTITFNLLQGAAIVGMNFDSFLVVVKTELPNILATTLRNRPLSCCLNKVLKILCSLLCAAVEITAVVLFCLADSIKVTLVALVCVAIVLNFIKLVIVCLPIGPSHELKEICDLTVKVCSVIHVIFSTAVVVVGVLEIDNCRNNRKDSWLLKVMVAYAIWIFLFLIWVSVTSIQSKAILGRSQIGSQRHGERGRQQRKMKLSAAEVIVTAVSVILIVGNLCFAVAITVGIFRCQEM, encoded by the exons ATGCAGAGCAAAATGATTGACATTAacatctgtgtctgtctgacatGTTTCAGAGCCACATTTGTTGAAGATTATGCTACATTCTGGAACCCAATGGATGTTACTTTACCTCCACCCACCACACCATCACCAACACCAAGTACTACCCCAAGTACTACAA AGCCAAGTACTACACCAAGTACTACACAGCCAAGTACTACAACACCAAGTACTACACCAAGTACTACACAGTCAAGTACTACAACGCCAAGTACTACACCAAGTACTACACAGTCAAGTACTACAACGCCAAGTACTACAAGTACAAGTGATTCTGATAGTACAAAGCCAAATACTGCAGAGACGAGCATGACAACTCAAGTGACAATCACTTTCAACCTATTACAG GGAGCAGCCATTGTGGGGATGAATTTTGATAGTTTTTTGGTGGTAGTCAAAACG GAGCTGCCTAATATATTGGCGACTACCCTCCGCAACAGACCCTTATCTTGTTGTCTAAATAAG GTGTTAAAGATACTGTGCAGTCTGCTTTGTGCGGCAGTTGAAATAACGGCCGTGGTCTTGTTTTGTTTGGCTGATTCCATTAAA GTCACTCTCGTTGCTCTTGTGTGTGTGGCGATAGTGCTTAATTTCATAAAGCTGGTAATCGTCTGTCTACCAATTGGACCTAGTCACGAACT aaAGGAGATCTGTGACCTTACTGTCAAAGTGTGTTCTGTCATCCATGTGATTTTTTCAA CTGCAGTTGTCGTTGTTGGTGTGTTGGAGATTGACAACTGCAGAAATAACAGGAAAGACTCTTGGCTTCTGAAAGTGATGGTCGCTTACGCAATATggattttcctgtttttaattTGGGTTTCCGTGACCAGTATCCAAAGTAAAGCAATACTGGGGAGAAGCCAAATAG GGAGTCAAAGACATGGTGAAAGAGGGAGGCAACAAAGAAAAATG AAGCTCAGTGCTGCAGAAGTAATTGTTACTGCTGTCTCAGTAATCCTCATCGTTGGAAACTTGTGTTTCGCTGTAGCTATCACTGTTGGGATATTTAGGTGTCAGGAAATGTAG